One genomic segment of Bombyx mori chromosome W, ASM3026992v2 includes these proteins:
- the LOC134201762 gene encoding craniofacial development protein 2-like has translation MTFGAWNVRTLLDRDGNACPERKTAIVARELHRYNVDVAALSETHLADEGELVEVGAGYIFFWKGTAASETRHSGVGFAIKNHLVKRLEEYPVHISDRVTTLRVHLDKDNYLNVISVYAPTLDKSDDIKDKFYGEVSLCLDSINAREQVLLLGDFNARVGRDYEAWPGVLGRHGVGNINSNGQLLLSLCAQYGLAITNTMFRLAAKYKTTWMHPRSKHWHLIDYAI, from the coding sequence ATGACATTTGGGGCGTGGAACGTGAGAACGCTTCTTGATCGAGATGGCAACGCTTGCCCTGAACGCAAGACCGCCATAGTAGCTCGGGAACTTCATCGCTACAACGTAGATGTGGCTGCTCTCAGCGAAACACATCTTGCCGATGAAGGAGAGCTGGTGGAAGTAGGTGCTGGTTATATTTTCTTCTGGAAAGGTACCGCTGCCTCTGAAACGCGACATTCAGGTGTAGGATTTGCCATCAAGAATCACTTAGTAAAGCGATTAGAGGAGTACCCTGTTCATATCTCGGACCGCGTTACCACACTGCGAGTTCACCTGGATAAAGACAATTACCTTAATGTCATCAGTGTATATGCTCCAACGCTTGACAAGTCTGATGACATTAAGGACAAATTCTATGGGGAAGTGTCTCTTTGCCTTGACAGCATAAACGCCAGAGAGCAGGTACTATTGCTGGGCGACTTCAATGCCAGGGTCGGTCGGGACTATGAGGCTTGGCCTGGAGTTCTGGGTAGACACGGAGTCGGCAACATTAACAGCAATGGTCAGTTGCTGCTCAGTCTTTGTGCTCAATACGGTCTAGCAATTACGAACACTATGTTTAGACTTGCCGCTAAGTACAAGACAACATGGATGCACCCAAGATCCAAGCACTGGCATTTGATCGACTATGCTATTTGA